ACGTGGTTTTCGCCATCGTCGACGGCCGGCCGCGCCTGAAGAAGCCCGACCCGGCCCACATCCGGGAGACCGCAGGCCTCGTCCTGCCGCCGCTGGCGCTGCTTGCCGCATCGCTCTGGCTCGGCCTCTTCACCCCGGCCATCCTCAAGGATGCCTGGTCCGCAGCAGTCCTTCAACTCTTCCCACTGCCATGAACACACTCGCACCGTTTTTCTCCTTCGCCAACGCATCCAGAGTCTCCTGGGCCTCGGTCCCGGTCTTTTCGGTGACCAAGCTCGTCCGCCTGACCGGCGAACTGATCCGGGGCGGCGCGCGCCTCGTGGCCTGGTTCGGGGTCCCGGACCATGACGAGACGACCCTGGTCGCCATCCTGGCCATGGACGACGACAGCATCCTCGGCGTGGCCCGCAGCGAACCCGTCAGCGGCTCGTACCCGTCCCTTACGCCCAAATACCCCCAGGCCCATCTTTTCGAGCGCGAGGCCTGGGAACAGCACGGGCTGGTCCCCGTCGGCCACCCGTGGCTCAAGCCCGTGCGGCACACCAACGGCGACGCGCCGGCCAACGCGCCCTTCTTCCGCGTGGAAGGCGGCGAGGTGCACGAGGTGGCCGTGGGGCCGGTCCACGCCGGAGTCATCGAACCCGGGCACTTCCGCTTCCAGTGCGCCGGCGAGGAGGTCATGCATCTGGAGATCGCCCTGGGTTACCAGCACCGCGGCGTGGAGGATGCCCTGGCCGGCGGTCCCCACCGCGGCACCGTGTTCCAGATGGAGGCCGTGGCCGGAGATTCGACCATCGCCCATGCCACGGCTCACGCCATGGTCATGGAGGCCCTGGCCGGCGTCGAGGCACCCCTGCGCGCCCAGTGGCTAAGAGCCGTGGCCCTGGAACTCGAACGACTGGCCAACCACACCGGCGACATGGGCGCCCTGGCCATGGACGTGGCCTTTCTGCCGACCTCATCCGCCTGCGGCAAGATCAGGGGCGACTTCCTGAACCTCACGGCGCTGCTGTGCGGCAACCGCTTCGGCCGCGGCCTGGTCCGTCCCGGCGGGTGCATGCACGACCTGGAGCCGGAGCGCCTGGCCACCCTAGTCGAACGGCTGAAAACCCACATGGCGGATGTCGAGCAGGCCATGGCCTGGTTCTGGGACGCGGCCTCGGTGCGCGTACGCTTCCGTAACGTCGGCGTCGTGCACCCGCCCCAGGCCGTAAACATAGGGCTGGTCGGCCCCGCGGCGCGGGCCTGCGGGCTGGTCCGGGACGTGCGCTTCGACCACCCGGCGGGTTGGCACCGCTTCTCCCAGGCCCCTGTGGCGGTCTGGCCCAGCGGCGATATCTTCGCCCGGGCCCGCGTGAGGTCCCTGGAAGTGCAGCGTTCGGGCCGCTATCTTTTCGAACAGCTGGCCGAACCCGTGGACGGCGAACTGCGCACCGCACTTGGAGCACCCCAGCCCGAAGCCCTGGCCGTGGCCCTGGTGGAGGGATGGCGCGGCGAGGTCTGCCACGTGGCCCTGACGGGCCATGACGGACGCTTCCGGCGCTACAAGATCAAGGACCCGTCCTTCCACAACTGGTCCGGCCTGGCCCTGGCCCTGCGCGGCACGGCCGTCTCGGACTTTCCCATCTGCAACAAGAGCTTCAACCTGTCCTACTGCGGGTTCGATCTGTAAGGGGAGCGCTCATGTACATTTTCGACACCCTCATGAACCGCATGCGCCGCGGCTGCCAGACCATGGCCTACCCCCACGGCCCGGCCCCGGCCCTGCCCGACCGCCACGGCGGCGCCCTGCGCCTGGATGCCTCGGCCTGCCCGGCAGGCTGCGACGCATGCGCCGAAGTCTGCCCCACGGGCGCCATCTCGCGGCAACCCGGATCGAGCACGACATTGGACCTCGGCCGCTGCCTGTTTTGCGGGGCCTGCACCAAGACCTGTCCCCACGGCGCCGTGACGCGCACAAGCGACCACCGCCTGGCGGTGCGTCGCCGGGACGACCTGCTCCTGGGCAAGCCCGGCGAGGAGGAGCTGCGCCTGGCCGAAGCCCTGGACAAAAAGATGAAGAGCCTCCTGGGACGCTCCCTGCGCCTGCGGCAGGTCAGCGCCGGCGGGTGCTGCGCCTGCGAGGCGGACATCAACGTGCTCGGGACCATCGGCTGGGACCTGGGCCGCTTCGGCATCCAGTACGTGGCCTCGCCGCGCCACGCCGACGGCGTGCTCATCACCGGCCCCGTGACCAAGGGCATGGAGCTGGCCCTGCGCAAGACCTGGGAGGCCGTACCCGAGCCGCGCATCGCCATCGCCCTGGGCGCCTGCGCCATCAGCGGCGGGCCCTTTATCGGCCACCCGCAGCACAACGGCGGGGCCGACCCGGTGGTGCCCATCGACCTCTACATTCCCGGCTGCCCGCCTCACCCCCTGACCATCCTCGACGGGTTCCTGCGCCTGCTGGGGCGCCTCGAAGAACAGAAAGGCTGATCTTTCGGGACGCAACTCCCTGGAAAAAGGGCGCAAAAAAGGGCCGGGATCGCTCCCGGCCCTTTTTTGGGCTATGGCAAATCTGCTTAGTACATGCCGCCCATGCCGCCCATGCCGCCGCCGGGCATGGCCGGAGCAGCCTCTTCCTTGGGCTTCTCGGCGATGGCGCACTCGGTGGTCAGCAGCAGGGAGGCCACGGAAGCGGCGTTCTGCAGGGCGATGCGGGTCACCTTCTTGGGGTCGATGACGCCGGACTTGAGCAGGTCTTCGTACTCGCCGGTGGCGGCGTTGTAACCGAAGTCTTCCTTGCCGTGGCGGACCTTGTCGATGACCACGGCGCCTTCGACGCCGGCATTACCGCAGATCATGCGGATGGGCTCCTCGATGGCGCGGCGGATGACCTGCACGCCGGCGGCCTCGTCGTCATCGGCGGGCTTCACGGAATCCAGGACGGCCTGGCAGCGCACCAGGGCGACACCGCCGCCGGGCACGATACCCTCTTCAACGGCGGCGCGGGTGGCGTTCAGGGCGTCTTCCACGCGGGCCTTCTTTTCCTTCATCTCGGTCTCGGTGGCGGCACCGACGTTGATCACGGCCACACCGCCGACGATCTTGGCCAGGCGCTCCTGCAGCTTCTCACGGTCGTAATCGGAGGTGGTCTCCTCGATCTCGTTGCGGATCTGCTTCACGCGGGCCTTGATGGCTTCGGCTTCGCCGGCGCCGTCGACGATGGTGGTGTTTTCCTTGTCGATGACCACGCGCTTGGCGGAACCGAGCTGGTTCAGGGCGATGCTTTCGAGCTTGACGCCCAGGTCATCGGACACGACTTCGCCGCCGGTCAGGATGGCGATGTCCTGCAGCATGGCCTTGCGGCGCTCGCCGAAGCCGGGGGCCTTGACGGCCACGACCTGCAGGGTGCCGCGCAGCTTGTTGACGACAAGCGTGGCCAGGGCTTCGCCTTCGATGTCCTCGGCGATGATGACCAGGGGCTTGCCCATCTTGGCGGCCTGCTCCAGAACGGGGAGCAGTTCCTTCATGTTGGAGATCTTCTTCTCGTTGATGAGGATCAGCGGGTTGTCCATTTCGCAGACCATCTTGTCGGGGTTGGTCACGAAGTAGGGGGACAGGTAGCCGCGGTCGAACTGCATGCCTTCGACGACGTCAAGGGTGGTTTCCAGGCCCTTGGCCTCTTCAACGGTGATGACGCCTTCCTTGCCGACCTTGCTCATGGCCTCGGCAATGATGTTGCCGATGGTGGAGTCGTTGTTGGCGGAAATGGTGCCGACCTGGGCGATTTCCTTCTGGTCGCGGGTGGGCTTGGCCAGCTTGTCCAGGCTCGCGATGACGGCCTCGACGGCCTTGTCGATGCCGCGCTTGAT
This window of the Desulfomicrobium escambiense DSM 10707 genome carries:
- a CDS encoding NADH-quinone oxidoreductase subunit C; this encodes MNTLAPFFSFANASRVSWASVPVFSVTKLVRLTGELIRGGARLVAWFGVPDHDETTLVAILAMDDDSILGVARSEPVSGSYPSLTPKYPQAHLFEREAWEQHGLVPVGHPWLKPVRHTNGDAPANAPFFRVEGGEVHEVAVGPVHAGVIEPGHFRFQCAGEEVMHLEIALGYQHRGVEDALAGGPHRGTVFQMEAVAGDSTIAHATAHAMVMEALAGVEAPLRAQWLRAVALELERLANHTGDMGALAMDVAFLPTSSACGKIRGDFLNLTALLCGNRFGRGLVRPGGCMHDLEPERLATLVERLKTHMADVEQAMAWFWDAASVRVRFRNVGVVHPPQAVNIGLVGPAARACGLVRDVRFDHPAGWHRFSQAPVAVWPSGDIFARARVRSLEVQRSGRYLFEQLAEPVDGELRTALGAPQPEALAVALVEGWRGEVCHVALTGHDGRFRRYKIKDPSFHNWSGLALALRGTAVSDFPICNKSFNLSYCGFDL
- the groL gene encoding chaperonin GroEL (60 kDa chaperone family; promotes refolding of misfolded polypeptides especially under stressful conditions; forms two stacked rings of heptamers to form a barrel-shaped 14mer; ends can be capped by GroES; misfolded proteins enter the barrel where they are refolded when GroES binds), which translates into the protein MAAKVIKFDAKARERLKKGVDTLADAVKVTLGPKGRNVVIEKSFGSPIITKDGVTVAKEIELEDKFENMGAQMVKEVASKTSDIAGDGTTTATILAQAIFHEGIKLVAAGRNPMSIKRGIDKAVEAVIASLDKLAKPTRDQKEIAQVGTISANNDSTIGNIIAEAMSKVGKEGVITVEEAKGLETTLDVVEGMQFDRGYLSPYFVTNPDKMVCEMDNPLILINEKKISNMKELLPVLEQAAKMGKPLVIIAEDIEGEALATLVVNKLRGTLQVVAVKAPGFGERRKAMLQDIAILTGGEVVSDDLGVKLESIALNQLGSAKRVVIDKENTTIVDGAGEAEAIKARVKQIRNEIEETTSDYDREKLQERLAKIVGGVAVINVGAATETEMKEKKARVEDALNATRAAVEEGIVPGGGVALVRCQAVLDSVKPADDDEAAGVQVIRRAIEEPIRMICGNAGVEGAVVIDKVRHGKEDFGYNAATGEYEDLLKSGVIDPKKVTRIALQNAASVASLLLTTECAIAEKPKEEAAPAMPGGGMGGMGGMY
- a CDS encoding 4Fe-4S dicluster domain-containing protein; amino-acid sequence: MYIFDTLMNRMRRGCQTMAYPHGPAPALPDRHGGALRLDASACPAGCDACAEVCPTGAISRQPGSSTTLDLGRCLFCGACTKTCPHGAVTRTSDHRLAVRRRDDLLLGKPGEEELRLAEALDKKMKSLLGRSLRLRQVSAGGCCACEADINVLGTIGWDLGRFGIQYVASPRHADGVLITGPVTKGMELALRKTWEAVPEPRIAIALGACAISGGPFIGHPQHNGGADPVVPIDLYIPGCPPHPLTILDGFLRLLGRLEEQKG